ATCAGCGCCGGTATGTCCTGCTGCGGGATTATGCCGCCGAGGATGAAGACGGTCTTGTCCATGCCTTCCTTGGCCTTCACCTTGTCTATGACCTTCGGCATGAGCGTGTTGTGAGCGCCGGAGAGCAGGCTCACTCCGACTACGTCTACGTGCTCCTTCTCCGCTATGTCGGCTATTTCGTCTGGCGTCGCCTGGAGCCCCGTGTAGATGACTTCGGCTCCGGCATCCTTGAATGCGCGCGCGACGACCTTCGCGCCGCGGTCGTGTCCGTCAAGTCCGGGTTTTGCTATCAAAACTTTCATAATGACGGTTCCTCCTTTAGTAAATCTTCATCGGCGTGTATTTGCCGTAAACTTCTTTGAGCACGCCGCATATTTCTCCGATGGTGGCGTATGCTTCGACGGCCTCTATCATGTAGTCGCCGAGGTTCTCGTCGTTCTGAGCGGCCTTCTTGATGGCGGCGAGAGCTCTCGCGACGCGCTCGTTGTCGCGCGTTTCCTTGAGCTTGTTGAGCTTTTCGGTCTGCTTGATGGCGACCTCTTCGGAGACGGTGAACTGCGCGGGCTCAATGGGCTTGCCGTCCTTGAACTCGTTGACTCCGACGACGATGCGCTCTTTGTTGTCGACGGCCTTCTGATACTTGTAGGCGTTGTCGGCGAGCATCCTCTGCTGGAAGCCCTCTTCGATGCACTTCATCGCTCCGCCCTTCTTCTCTATCGTGTCGAGCAATTCGAGGACGTCCTTCTCTATCGCGTTGGTGAGAGCTTCGACTGCGTAGGAGCCGCCGAGCGGGTCGACGGTCTCGGTGAGGCCGGACTCGTAGCCGACTATCTGCTGCGTGCGCAGCGAGAGCGTGACGGCCTGCTGCGTCGGCAGCGAGATGGCCTCGTCGTAGGACGACGCGTGGAAGGTCTGGATGCCGCCGGCGGCCGCCGCCATCGTCTGTATCGTAACGCGGACGGCGTTGTTGATTGGCTGCTCAGCGGTCAGCGCGGAGCCGCTCGTGAAGGCGAATATCTTGAGGCGCTGCGTCTCTTCGTCGGTAACGTGATAACGCTCTTTCATGATGCGCGCGTAGAGGCGGCGCGCGGCGCGGTACTTCGCGACTTCCTCAAGGAAATCGAGCTGCGCGGCGAGGAAGAAGTAGCTGTTCGCCGTGGCCGCGGCGATGTCCACTCCGCGCTTTACCGCCGCGTCGTAGTACTCGA
The sequence above is drawn from the Cloacibacillus sp. An23 genome and encodes:
- a CDS encoding cobalamin B12-binding domain-containing protein, with amino-acid sequence MKVLIAKPGLDGHDRGAKVVARAFKDAGAEVIYTGLQATPDEIADIAEKEHVDVVGVSLLSGAHNTLMPKVIDKVKAKEGMDKTVFILGGIIPQQDIPALMEKGVSGVFGPGTPLDEVVDFTFEQVAMAKAEELAENAAQDMTNKASNI
- a CDS encoding methylmalonyl-CoA mutase family protein → MSEEKKHTTLSGYELKRVYTEEDIKGEDLKAQLGEPGHYPFTRGIRENMYRDGKLWTMGQYAGFASAEEANKRFRYIIEQGGTGFSVALDLPTQMGYDSDDPMSEGEVGKVGVAIDSLADIEALFKGIPFEKVRQIRTTANANSIIMLAFYVAFAKKNGIDPNSIGFFLQNDILKEYMCRGTYIFPPAAGVKLSVDVLEYCGKHLPHWTPIAVSGYHIREAGATAAMELAFTLADMIEYYDAAVKRGVDIAAATANSYFFLAAQLDFLEEVAKYRAARRLYARIMKERYHVTDEETQRLKIFAFTSGSALTAEQPINNAVRVTIQTMAAAAGGIQTFHASSYDEAISLPTQQAVTLSLRTQQIVGYESGLTETVDPLGGSYAVEALTNAIEKDVLELLDTIEKKGGAMKCIEEGFQQRMLADNAYKYQKAVDNKERIVVGVNEFKDGKPIEPAQFTVSEEVAIKQTEKLNKLKETRDNERVARALAAIKKAAQNDENLGDYMIEAVEAYATIGEICGVLKEVYGKYTPMKIY